The Pirellulales bacterium genome has a window encoding:
- a CDS encoding glycosyltransferase family 39 protein has translation MSLATNLFTIPPTDAPFGQLRAPSEPLERRRWALMIGGLLLLWFIPRALLALKLKTISPDSVFFMNMADSLALGDRTGVLATYDFNLFPISLMWLHQWCAAPEIADRWYCVLLSTVLVVPLFAVVRRLFDTNIALLTSIFCGVHPKLIIQSPEILREPLFWCLFLTALYLLIRAFTELRVWQFLGAGLVMTFALHTRFEGWFLLIPFAWWLLAVGWRDPAARTRLARGAVIFLAANPLFLLFLNVTWLHDQPHWELGNFRRLHYVERWMESLIGIEHETDAPPAPPAPAAKVLVQLGDEAKPKSTRRVLPVEAVTGLVASPVPAPIPPWQPDDTPQPLTTQQTIWPFVRAMERGIGPVFLLLMAVAGWHWRRLSLRPGIGALSLIGLTNMAAVWIHLWFGRESSSRYALLVLLLWSPWAALGFNLVAGWIDTQLTQLLRRRLPWHAGVVVLIVLGLAHCAYPLSKGDTHRRAVADLGRWIANHYGAQRTIIGPSEMHSLMPYYTRGRYSSPWPALSAHDYVAFLVQQRAEFVILTKHPIDDAWYASVKQAESSLGYDDITDELPPEVRGRFVLLRSHHLNETVRQAQVPKHPYSAPRSQ, from the coding sequence ATGTCTTTGGCGACGAACTTGTTTACGATTCCGCCCACGGATGCCCCGTTCGGCCAGCTCCGCGCGCCGAGCGAACCACTGGAGCGGCGCCGCTGGGCGCTCATGATCGGTGGCCTTTTGCTGCTCTGGTTTATTCCCCGCGCGCTGCTGGCACTCAAGCTGAAGACGATCTCGCCCGACAGCGTCTTCTTCATGAACATGGCCGATTCGCTGGCGCTGGGCGACCGCACGGGCGTACTGGCCACCTACGACTTCAATCTGTTTCCCATCTCGTTGATGTGGCTGCACCAATGGTGTGCCGCGCCCGAGATCGCCGACCGTTGGTACTGTGTGCTATTGTCGACGGTGCTCGTGGTGCCCCTCTTCGCTGTCGTGCGGCGGCTGTTCGACACGAATATCGCCCTGCTGACCTCGATCTTCTGCGGCGTTCACCCCAAGCTGATCATTCAAAGCCCCGAGATCCTGCGCGAGCCGCTCTTTTGGTGCCTGTTTCTCACGGCGCTCTATCTCCTGATCCGGGCCTTTACCGAGTTGCGCGTGTGGCAGTTCCTGGGGGCTGGCCTGGTCATGACCTTCGCCCTGCACACGCGATTCGAAGGCTGGTTTCTGTTGATCCCCTTCGCCTGGTGGCTGCTCGCCGTGGGCTGGCGCGATCCCGCGGCGCGCACGCGGCTGGCCCGGGGCGCTGTGATCTTTCTGGCCGCGAACCCGTTGTTCCTGCTGTTCTTGAACGTGACCTGGCTACACGACCAGCCCCACTGGGAACTGGGAAACTTCCGGCGTCTGCACTACGTCGAGCGGTGGATGGAATCGCTCATCGGGATCGAGCACGAGACCGATGCCCCGCCCGCGCCCCCCGCCCCTGCCGCGAAGGTCTTGGTGCAATTGGGCGATGAAGCAAAGCCCAAGAGCACGCGTCGCGTGCTGCCGGTCGAAGCCGTAACGGGGCTGGTGGCTTCGCCCGTGCCGGCGCCGATCCCCCCCTGGCAGCCCGACGACACGCCGCAGCCCCTCACCACGCAGCAGACGATCTGGCCCTTTGTGCGCGCCATGGAGCGCGGCATCGGCCCGGTGTTCCTGCTGTTGATGGCCGTTGCCGGCTGGCATTGGCGCCGTCTGTCCCTCCGACCTGGCATCGGCGCGCTCAGCCTCATCGGCCTCACGAATATGGCCGCCGTGTGGATTCACCTCTGGTTCGGACGCGAATCGAGTAGCCGCTACGCGCTGCTCGTGCTGCTGTTGTGGTCCCCCTGGGCGGCGCTCGGTTTCAACCTGGTGGCCGGCTGGATCGACACGCAACTAACGCAGTTGCTCCGCCGACGCCTGCCGTGGCACGCGGGAGTCGTCGTGCTGATCGTGTTGGGCCTGGCCCACTGCGCCTACCCGCTCTCGAAGGGAGACACCCACCGCCGCGCCGTGGCCGATCTGGGACGCTGGATCGCAAACCACTACGGTGCGCAGCGTACGATCATCGGCCCCAGCGAGATGCACTCGTTGATGCCCTATTACACGCGCGGACGATACTCGTCTCCCTGGCCCGCGCTCAGCGCGCATGATTATGTGGCGTTCCTGGTACAGCAACGTGCCGAGTTCGTCATCCTGACGAAGCACCCCATCGACGACGCCTGGTACGCCTCGGTGAAACAGGCCGAGTCGAGTCTCGGCTACGACGACATCACCGACGAGCTCCCCCCCGAGGTGCGCGGGCGTTTCGTACTGCTGCGCTCGCACCATCTGAATGAAACGGTCCGCCAGGCCCAGGTGCCCAAGCACCCTTACTCCGCTCCGCGCAGCCAATGA
- a CDS encoding methyltransferase domain-containing protein yields the protein MSATLNYARLTLEDPNPIKRLLQRRRLHDALRWLPGLDDRAASRILDCGGGDGCFAQWMAERAPAATIVCYEPAARLRTQAVARLADVPNVELVGDLADLPRRRFDTIYCLEVLEHLPRRTMHQVLGKFAELATPEATIVLGVPNELYLAAAAKGLFRLTRRWGAFDAQPREIVRAMIGRPTRRRLRTKIGPGLPYYPHHLGFDHRRLAHVLERHFDVVEMVGSPLPRLPLACNSEIYLICRPKRATFSRATSSRRRSA from the coding sequence TTGAGTGCCACGTTGAACTACGCGCGGCTTACGCTCGAAGATCCGAATCCGATCAAGCGGTTGCTGCAACGGCGACGCTTGCACGACGCGCTACGATGGTTGCCCGGCCTCGACGATCGCGCGGCGAGTCGGATCCTCGATTGTGGCGGGGGGGACGGCTGCTTTGCTCAATGGATGGCCGAGCGGGCGCCTGCTGCCACGATCGTTTGTTACGAGCCAGCAGCGCGGCTTCGCACACAGGCGGTTGCACGGCTGGCCGACGTGCCGAATGTGGAATTGGTCGGCGATCTCGCCGATTTGCCACGTCGTCGGTTCGATACGATCTACTGCCTGGAAGTGCTCGAGCACCTGCCACGGCGAACGATGCACCAGGTGCTCGGGAAGTTTGCCGAATTGGCCACCCCCGAGGCGACGATCGTGCTGGGGGTACCGAACGAGTTGTATCTCGCGGCGGCCGCGAAAGGGCTGTTTCGCCTGACGCGCCGCTGGGGCGCGTTCGACGCCCAGCCGCGAGAGATCGTGCGGGCCATGATCGGTCGCCCCACGCGTCGTCGGCTACGTACCAAGATCGGACCGGGGTTGCCGTATTATCCGCATCATCTGGGGTTCGATCACCGCAGGCTTGCCCACGTGCTGGAACGTCACTTCGACGTCGTCGAGATGGTGGGCAGTCCTCTGCCCAGACTGCCCCTGGCCTGCAATTCGGAGATCTATCTGATCTGCCGTCCCAAGCGTGCAACGTTCTCACGAGCCACCTCGTCTCGACGTCGTTCGGCATAG
- a CDS encoding thioredoxin family protein, translating into MTALTLAVVMQVSLAAPTDAHAMRGAQTYAAAYQQSKEEGQPLLVLVGADWCPACQQMKQSVMPRAAQQGVLDRVAFAQVNTDHEPTIARQIMRGGSIPQLVLYRKTSDGWQLSRRWVGAQSVETIRSAVDGALAAQEEGKSNTQLTQTASGN; encoded by the coding sequence GTGACCGCTTTGACCCTAGCCGTTGTGATGCAGGTATCGCTCGCCGCGCCTACGGACGCCCATGCGATGCGCGGTGCCCAAACCTATGCAGCGGCTTATCAGCAGTCGAAGGAGGAGGGACAACCGTTGCTAGTGCTCGTGGGCGCCGACTGGTGCCCCGCTTGTCAACAGATGAAGCAATCGGTCATGCCACGGGCCGCCCAGCAAGGCGTGCTCGATCGCGTGGCCTTCGCCCAGGTCAACACCGACCACGAGCCGACCATTGCTCGCCAAATCATGCGCGGCGGGTCGATTCCTCAATTGGTCCTGTACCGCAAGACGTCCGACGGCTGGCAATTGAGCCGCCGCTGGGTCGGCGCCCAGAGTGTCGAGACCATTCGCAGCGCCGTCGACGGCGCCCTCGCCGCTCAGGAAGAAGGCAAGTCCAACACGCAATTGACCCAGACCGCCAGCGGCAACTAA
- a CDS encoding Gfo/Idh/MocA family oxidoreductase: MKLRVGLVGLGSAWETRHRPALRALSDRFEVRAVYEEVAVRAQHAAAEFGAAAVDGYRALARREDIDAVLILDRQWYGLLPILAAADAGKAVYCACELDLDPDGARQLKQRVEKAGIAFVSEFPCRQSPATLRLKELIATRLGAPRLLFCHRREPAEMHAATRKNSQPPSLSVLVQLVDWCRYVVGHEPESVTGVMHKAHLSGEDEDYQMMSLDFPDREGRGFHVTAQISCGRYVPAAWTEAVSFRPPAALQVACEHGIAFIDLPSTLIWFDKAGRHFESLESERPVGEQLLVQFHRQVTSLVRNTASLEDAYRALLIVTKARESYATGARCNVEP, translated from the coding sequence ATGAAGCTTCGCGTCGGCCTGGTCGGACTTGGCAGCGCTTGGGAGACGCGACACCGCCCTGCCCTGCGGGCACTGAGCGATCGCTTCGAGGTCCGTGCCGTCTATGAAGAGGTGGCCGTGCGGGCTCAGCACGCGGCGGCCGAATTCGGCGCCGCGGCGGTCGACGGTTACCGCGCGTTGGCGCGGCGCGAGGATATCGACGCCGTGTTGATTCTCGACCGCCAGTGGTATGGCCTGCTGCCGATTCTGGCGGCGGCCGACGCCGGCAAGGCGGTCTACTGCGCGTGCGAGTTGGATCTCGATCCCGACGGTGCGCGGCAATTGAAGCAGCGTGTCGAGAAGGCGGGCATTGCTTTCGTCTCGGAGTTTCCTTGCCGGCAGTCTCCCGCGACGTTGCGATTGAAAGAGCTGATCGCCACGCGACTCGGCGCGCCGCGACTGTTGTTCTGCCACCGCCGCGAGCCGGCCGAGATGCACGCCGCGACCCGCAAGAACAGCCAGCCGCCGTCGCTCAGCGTGCTCGTGCAGTTGGTCGACTGGTGCCGCTATGTCGTCGGTCACGAGCCGGAATCGGTGACGGGAGTGATGCACAAGGCGCATCTCAGCGGCGAAGACGAAGACTATCAGATGATGAGTCTCGACTTTCCCGACCGCGAGGGCCGCGGCTTTCATGTCACCGCCCAGATCAGTTGCGGTCGCTATGTCCCGGCGGCCTGGACCGAGGCGGTCAGCTTTCGTCCCCCGGCCGCCCTGCAGGTGGCGTGCGAGCACGGCATCGCGTTTATCGATCTCCCCTCGACGCTGATCTGGTTCGATAAGGCGGGACGCCACTTCGAGTCCCTCGAAAGCGAGCGCCCCGTCGGCGAACAACTGCTCGTGCAGTTTCATCGGCAGGTCACGAGCCTGGTGCGGAACACGGCCAGCCTCGAAGACGCCTATCGGGCGCTGTTGATCGTGACCAAGGCGCGCGAAAGCTACGCCACCGGCGCCCGTTGCAACGTTGAACCGTAG
- a CDS encoding DUF1501 domain-containing protein, with protein sequence MTTRSIGQELTRRAFLGNYAGSLGGLALADLLMRGPSLASESPAAARPEPRAKNVICLFQHGGPSQMDLFDPKPELTKRHGEPYPGELEVHFHEKRGNILASPFQFEPRGKSGIELSEILPHTAGIVDDLTLIRSMSTYSVDHEAALRLIHGGKLQPGRPTLGSWVVYALGAESDNLPAYVVLTDPGGLPIDGVRNWSSGWLPAVYQGTPFRAGGSPVLNLETPAGITAGARLGQLEFLNQMNRLHQVRHLANSELEARISNFEMAARMQTSVPEILDLSTETEETQRMYGLDDPATEEYGRRCLLARRLIEKGVRFVQLFLNGQPWDTHSRNSESLKGLCQRTDKPSAALVTDLKRRGLLDSTIVLWTGEFGRLPVSQDKDGRDHNRHAFSLWLAGGGFKAGYAHGATDEFGYQSVEDVVTIHDLHATLFDALGLDHLRLTYPHEGRDDSLTDFVVSKARIVRELLA encoded by the coding sequence ATGACGACTCGCTCGATCGGCCAGGAACTGACGCGCCGCGCGTTTCTCGGGAACTACGCCGGTTCGCTCGGAGGGCTGGCGCTGGCCGATCTCTTGATGCGCGGTCCGTCGCTGGCGTCCGAGTCTCCAGCGGCGGCACGCCCCGAGCCGCGCGCCAAGAACGTGATCTGCCTGTTCCAGCATGGCGGGCCGAGCCAGATGGATCTCTTCGATCCCAAGCCGGAGCTGACGAAGCGCCACGGCGAGCCGTACCCGGGCGAACTCGAAGTTCACTTCCACGAGAAACGCGGCAACATTCTGGCCTCCCCCTTCCAGTTCGAGCCGCGCGGCAAGTCGGGAATCGAATTGTCGGAGATCCTGCCCCACACCGCGGGCATCGTCGATGACCTCACGCTCATTCGCTCGATGAGCACCTATTCGGTCGATCACGAAGCCGCGCTGCGGTTGATCCACGGCGGCAAGCTGCAGCCGGGGCGTCCTACCTTAGGTTCTTGGGTCGTCTATGCCCTGGGAGCCGAAAGCGACAATCTGCCTGCCTACGTCGTGCTCACCGATCCGGGTGGACTGCCGATCGACGGAGTGCGCAACTGGAGCTCCGGCTGGCTGCCAGCCGTCTATCAAGGGACGCCTTTCCGCGCGGGGGGCAGTCCGGTATTGAATCTCGAAACTCCCGCCGGCATCACGGCCGGCGCCCGCTTGGGGCAGTTGGAGTTTCTCAACCAGATGAATCGACTGCACCAGGTGCGGCATCTGGCCAACTCCGAACTCGAAGCCCGCATCTCCAATTTCGAGATGGCGGCCCGCATGCAGACCTCGGTGCCAGAGATTCTCGACCTCTCGACCGAGACGGAAGAGACGCAACGCATGTACGGGCTCGACGATCCCGCCACCGAAGAGTATGGCCGCCGCTGCCTGCTCGCGCGGCGCCTGATCGAGAAGGGGGTTCGTTTCGTCCAACTCTTTCTCAACGGCCAGCCGTGGGACACCCACAGCCGCAACTCAGAGTCGCTCAAGGGGCTATGCCAGCGAACCGATAAGCCGAGCGCGGCGTTGGTGACCGATCTCAAGCGCCGCGGCTTGCTCGACTCGACGATCGTTCTCTGGACCGGCGAGTTCGGGCGACTCCCCGTCTCGCAAGACAAGGATGGACGCGACCACAATCGGCACGCCTTCTCGCTGTGGCTGGCCGGCGGCGGTTTCAAGGCGGGCTACGCGCACGGCGCCACCGACGAGTTCGGCTACCAATCGGTCGAAGATGTCGTCACGATCCACGACCTGCACGCCACGCTCTTCGACGCGCTGGGGCTCGACCACCTGCGGCTCACCTATCCGCACGAAGGCCGCGACGACAGCCTGACCGACTTCGTGGTCAGCAAAGCCCGCATCGTCCGCGAACTATTGGCGTGA
- a CDS encoding PSD1 domain-containing protein, producing the protein MATTQGSENDPAPANDTPAFDGAVAALLRERCVECHNHRKRSGKLNLETPLGLALGGENGDAVVASDVDASLLWHRVADDEMPPEKPLSEDEKSLLRSWIADGAVGLPAEVDRRPGADHWAFHPPVRPVVPTVAAAERVRTPVDAFVFQALEDRGLTLAPEADRATLIRRVSFTLTGLPPSATEIAAFLADAAPDAYERMVERYLASPRYGERWGKLWLDAAGYADSNGYFNADTDRPLAYRYRDYVIRSFNDDKPFDRFLTEQIAGDELVGYAPGGDITPEMIEPLTATHFLRNAPDGTDSSDGNDDERRLDRFTVLEGTVQILGSSLLGLTLQCARCHDHKFEPVATAEYYSLQAILWPAYCPDEWLMPRQRNVAIGTVAEREAHAAAVAAADRRVEELKTTLAQAAEPLRAQLVNERLATLDSDLGQQLRAALDTAEGERSKEMKNLLKQHADAIEVTDEALVERFAQHKALAEKTAAEIAEAEAARPAPLEELSILTDVAPHAGPHHVLERGNYCALGDEASPGVLAALSLGGTSYEVLRQEATTASGPGTKRRTALARWLTSPEQPTVARITVNRIWQDHFGTGMVATPDNLGYTGAEPVHPELLDWLACEFREHGWSIKHLHRLIVTSSMFRQQGALADVAATSGEREAMNEDPLRATAPWLFSFPLRRLDAEQVRDAMLAVSGDLDSTMFGPYVPTERGGDGQVAVAEEKPGAHRRSLYLQQRRTQVLSLLDVFDAPSLVTNCVRRSSSTIPLQSLSLLNSEFIVARAKAFAARTAQDAGPTDEARVQHAFVLALGRGPHDEERTSALAFLASQPPRYDDVEDARARAWIDFCQMLLASNAFLYVE; encoded by the coding sequence TTGGCAACCACACAGGGCAGCGAGAACGATCCCGCGCCTGCCAACGACACGCCGGCATTCGATGGCGCCGTTGCAGCCTTGCTCCGCGAGCGCTGTGTCGAGTGCCACAACCACCGCAAGCGATCGGGGAAGCTGAACCTCGAAACGCCCCTTGGCCTCGCGCTCGGCGGAGAAAATGGCGACGCCGTCGTGGCGAGTGACGTCGACGCCAGCCTGCTCTGGCATCGCGTGGCCGACGACGAGATGCCTCCGGAGAAGCCACTCTCGGAGGATGAAAAGTCGCTGCTCCGAAGCTGGATCGCCGACGGCGCGGTAGGTTTGCCGGCTGAAGTGGATCGCCGCCCCGGGGCCGATCACTGGGCCTTTCACCCCCCCGTGCGACCAGTGGTCCCCACGGTAGCGGCCGCCGAGCGCGTCCGTACGCCGGTCGATGCTTTTGTCTTCCAAGCCCTGGAAGATCGCGGCCTGACGCTCGCGCCCGAGGCGGATCGCGCGACGCTGATCCGCCGAGTCTCGTTCACGCTCACGGGCCTGCCCCCCAGCGCGACGGAAATCGCGGCCTTTCTCGCCGATGCCGCTCCCGACGCGTACGAACGCATGGTCGAGCGCTATCTCGCGTCGCCGCGCTACGGCGAGCGCTGGGGCAAGCTCTGGCTCGATGCGGCGGGCTATGCCGACTCGAACGGCTATTTCAACGCGGACACCGACCGGCCGCTGGCCTACCGCTATCGCGATTATGTGATTCGCAGCTTCAACGACGACAAGCCCTTCGATCGTTTTCTGACGGAGCAGATCGCCGGCGACGAGCTCGTGGGCTACGCGCCCGGTGGCGACATCACGCCAGAGATGATCGAACCGCTCACGGCCACGCACTTTTTGCGAAACGCACCGGACGGCACCGACTCGAGCGATGGCAACGACGACGAGCGCCGCCTCGACCGCTTTACGGTCCTGGAGGGTACGGTGCAGATTCTCGGCTCGTCGCTCCTGGGGCTGACGTTGCAGTGCGCCCGCTGCCACGATCACAAGTTCGAGCCGGTGGCCACGGCAGAGTATTATTCGTTGCAGGCGATTCTTTGGCCGGCGTACTGCCCCGACGAATGGCTCATGCCCCGGCAGCGCAACGTGGCGATTGGCACCGTGGCCGAACGCGAGGCCCATGCCGCCGCGGTTGCCGCGGCGGATCGTCGCGTCGAGGAATTGAAAACGACGCTGGCTCAAGCGGCCGAACCCCTGCGCGCGCAGCTCGTGAATGAGCGTCTCGCCACGCTCGATTCGGATCTCGGCCAGCAATTGCGCGCCGCCCTCGACACGGCCGAAGGAGAGCGGTCGAAGGAGATGAAGAATCTCCTCAAGCAGCATGCCGACGCGATCGAGGTGACCGACGAAGCACTGGTCGAGCGTTTCGCCCAGCACAAGGCGCTGGCCGAGAAGACCGCGGCCGAGATCGCCGAAGCCGAGGCTGCCCGCCCCGCGCCGCTCGAAGAACTGTCGATCTTGACCGACGTGGCCCCCCACGCGGGACCGCATCATGTCCTCGAACGGGGCAACTACTGCGCCCTGGGAGACGAAGCATCGCCTGGCGTTCTGGCCGCCCTCTCGCTGGGGGGAACGTCGTACGAGGTTTTACGGCAGGAAGCAACGACCGCGAGCGGACCAGGCACCAAACGCCGAACCGCGCTGGCACGCTGGCTGACCTCGCCCGAGCAGCCCACCGTGGCCCGCATTACCGTCAATCGAATCTGGCAGGATCATTTCGGCACGGGCATGGTCGCCACGCCCGACAATCTCGGATATACCGGCGCCGAACCCGTGCATCCCGAGCTACTCGACTGGCTGGCCTGCGAATTCCGCGAGCACGGCTGGAGCATCAAGCACCTGCACCGTTTGATCGTGACGTCGTCGATGTTTCGCCAACAGGGTGCGCTGGCTGATGTCGCGGCGACCAGCGGCGAGCGGGAGGCGATGAATGAAGATCCTCTCCGTGCGACCGCCCCTTGGCTGTTCAGCTTTCCCTTGCGCCGTCTCGATGCGGAACAGGTGCGCGATGCCATGCTGGCCGTCTCGGGCGATCTCGACAGTACGATGTTCGGGCCCTACGTACCGACGGAGCGCGGCGGCGACGGACAAGTGGCCGTGGCCGAAGAGAAGCCGGGGGCCCATCGCCGTTCGCTCTACTTGCAGCAACGCCGTACCCAGGTACTGAGCCTGCTCGACGTGTTCGATGCTCCATCGCTGGTCACCAACTGCGTGCGCCGTTCCTCGTCGACCATTCCGCTACAGTCGCTCAGCCTATTGAACTCGGAATTCATCGTTGCGCGGGCCAAGGCCTTTGCCGCGCGCACGGCGCAGGACGCCGGCCCAACCGACGAGGCCCGCGTGCAGCATGCCTTTGTACTGGCGTTGGGGCGAGGACCGCACGACGAAGAACGCACGTCGGCCCTGGCGTTTCTGGCATCGCAGCCCCCACGGTATGACGATGTTGAAGACGCGCGCGCCAGGGCCTGGATCGACTTCTGCCAGATGCTGCTCGCCAGCAACGCGTTCTTGTACGTGGAATGA
- a CDS encoding mandelate racemase/muconate lactonizing enzyme family protein yields MKITQVVCQILRVGSTAAKTASTQDAVLVRVRTDNGLEGIGEADSSPEVVKAIIDAPFSHNIACGLREVVLGENPLETERLWQKMYRRSMYFGRTSVTVSAMAAVDMALWDLKGKHFGEPIHRLLGGKQHERFPAYASILFGRDGRETADIARRWVETGYRAVKLGWEPMGTSEKVDLDLVEGARRGLGDATLLIDAGCVWDARTALRRAQAFAEYQIEWLEEPLREDDIEGYVWLRDRSPVPIASGEGECGREAFRPLIDRRALDVYQVDLSRCGFTDAAYIKNRVEEIGARLCNHCYTSPVTVAASLHWLATCRDAFLFEDCVEDLPLRHELTHEKLQADHGWITVPDRPGLGVTLDEDFVRRHLVAESGIS; encoded by the coding sequence ATGAAGATCACTCAAGTCGTTTGCCAGATTCTCCGCGTCGGCTCGACCGCCGCCAAGACCGCCAGCACGCAGGACGCCGTCCTCGTTCGCGTGCGCACCGACAACGGCCTCGAGGGGATCGGCGAGGCCGATTCTTCTCCCGAGGTGGTCAAGGCGATCATCGATGCCCCCTTCAGCCACAACATTGCCTGTGGGCTACGCGAGGTGGTGCTCGGCGAGAACCCGCTCGAGACCGAACGACTGTGGCAGAAGATGTATCGCCGGTCGATGTACTTCGGCCGGACGTCGGTCACGGTCTCGGCCATGGCCGCCGTCGACATGGCGTTGTGGGATTTGAAGGGCAAGCATTTCGGCGAACCGATCCATCGGCTGTTGGGGGGCAAGCAGCACGAGCGGTTTCCCGCCTACGCCTCGATACTCTTCGGCCGCGACGGCCGAGAGACCGCCGACATCGCCCGCCGCTGGGTCGAGACCGGTTACCGCGCCGTCAAGCTCGGCTGGGAACCGATGGGCACCAGCGAGAAGGTCGATCTCGACCTGGTCGAAGGGGCACGGCGTGGTTTGGGAGATGCGACGCTGTTGATCGATGCCGGGTGCGTGTGGGATGCGCGCACCGCGCTCCGCCGCGCGCAGGCCTTTGCCGAGTATCAAATCGAATGGCTGGAAGAACCCCTGCGCGAAGATGATATCGAAGGTTACGTCTGGCTACGCGATCGCTCGCCGGTGCCGATCGCCTCGGGCGAAGGAGAATGTGGCCGCGAGGCCTTCCGTCCGTTGATCGATCGCCGTGCGCTCGACGTCTATCAAGTCGATCTCTCGCGTTGCGGATTTACCGATGCCGCCTACATCAAGAACCGTGTCGAGGAGATCGGCGCCCGGCTGTGCAACCACTGCTACACCAGCCCGGTGACGGTCGCGGCCAGCCTGCATTGGCTCGCCACCTGCCGCGACGCCTTTCTGTTCGAGGACTGCGTCGAGGATCTTCCGCTACGGCACGAACTGACGCACGAAAAGCTGCAGGCCGATCACGGCTGGATCACCGTGCCCGACCGGCCGGGCTTGGGCGTCACGCTCGACGAGGACTTCGTCCGCCGTCACCTCGTGGCCGAATCGGGAATATCGTAG
- a CDS encoding ABC transporter permease, whose product MTTRLSVLPVLRNVWQRILSVLSAMIRAVEGVGEGALTAWRAATYVLSVIAMAVLLGLRPSSWPRTVRQVMARQILFTGVDAVGFTMRIAAAVGVVVVVQTELWIRSVGDTDLPGPLLLKVIVRELAPLLANFIVIVRSATAISTELATMKLSGEVDVLDSQGLDPLKYLVMPRVLGVSLSVFCLSVIFVAVCFVSGYVVGALIGAITGGPAAFFGSFFRAVAAEELIFFLPKTLVAGLFTGAIASIEGLSVRGATTEVPQAAGRGAVRSLTTVFMVSAVLSLLIYGRLLIFQVI is encoded by the coding sequence ATGACGACGCGTCTCTCGGTCTTGCCCGTGTTGCGGAACGTTTGGCAGCGCATCTTGTCGGTGCTCTCCGCCATGATCCGCGCCGTTGAGGGGGTGGGTGAAGGGGCGTTGACGGCCTGGCGCGCGGCGACGTACGTGCTGTCGGTGATTGCCATGGCGGTGCTGCTGGGGTTGCGACCCAGTTCCTGGCCGCGCACCGTGCGGCAGGTGATGGCGCGGCAGATCCTGTTCACGGGGGTCGATGCGGTGGGGTTCACCATGCGCATCGCCGCGGCGGTGGGGGTCGTCGTCGTCGTGCAGACCGAACTGTGGATCCGTTCGGTAGGCGATACCGACCTGCCGGGCCCGCTGCTGCTCAAGGTGATCGTGCGCGAACTGGCTCCCTTGCTGGCGAATTTCATCGTCATCGTGCGCAGCGCGACGGCGATCAGCACGGAGCTGGCCACGATGAAGCTCTCGGGCGAGGTCGACGTGCTCGACTCGCAGGGGCTCGATCCGCTGAAGTACCTGGTGATGCCGCGCGTGCTGGGGGTCAGCCTATCGGTCTTCTGTCTGTCGGTGATCTTCGTGGCGGTCTGTTTCGTGAGTGGCTACGTCGTGGGGGCCTTGATCGGTGCCATTACGGGGGGGCCGGCGGCCTTCTTCGGCAGCTTTTTCCGCGCGGTGGCCGCCGAGGAACTGATCTTCTTTTTGCCTAAAACGCTGGTGGCCGGCCTGTTCACTGGCGCCATCGCCTCGATCGAAGGACTGAGCGTGCGCGGCGCGACCACCGAGGTGCCACAGGCCGCGGGTCGGGGGGCGGTGCGTTCGCTGACCACGGTGTTCATGGTGTCGGCCGTGCTGTCGTTGTTAATCTACGGACGTCTCCTCATCTTCCAGGTCATCTGA